One Littorina saxatilis isolate snail1 linkage group LG1, US_GU_Lsax_2.0, whole genome shotgun sequence genomic window carries:
- the LOC138961649 gene encoding uncharacterized protein, whose product MLRWDENNQKSNSNEPHTIDLTASQRHLHQIPYPTSTSTSTTTTTTTTTTTTPPQLPPFTMKLRLACLQRRLCGSVTSSFLYLLALIALLTQLQPFLSSLLVVPKDPHHNLRDKLLFPRGVARPDDLDGAKVKDGEGRSHGDEVLWFNAPNCSVMDFMGGPDPTAKMVYDSSLICGPKAADRDVVCSLFFAQIGLKDDGDCIRKTDDHKVPKIVYFVIFGDYTFRFWHYVSIMAAKRHVSPTALYVIGDAHPMGYWWKRVMRDCKGIRFLYRSRPTEIGGQPVKFKHHLSDLVRLQALLLNGGIYLDADMVVTRPLDPLLDHDITMGLIENGTGMGNAFIAAKRNSPFVREWYDRYNTYNNTQFYTNSLHVPRDMWHKNPGRLHVESDRLYRPNWFEADKLFKRWDYDWSQNYAVHVWTNGNPVPKAEEEIQTANTTIAQVFRNALYGDPRPRHQSMLGNSVNGKEVI is encoded by the exons atGCTTCGATGGGACGAAAACAACCAGAAGAGCAACAGCAACGAACCACACACGATAGACTTAACAGCATCGCAGCGTCATCTTCATCAAATACCATACCCTaccagcaccagcaccagcaccaccacaacaacaacaacaacaacaacaacaacaccaccccaACTACCGCCCTTCACAATGAAGCTGAGGTTGGCGTGTCTTCAGCGGCGTCTGTGCGGCTCCGTGACCTCGTCCTTCCTCTACCTGCTCGCGCTGATCGCGCTCCTGACGCAGCTACAGCCCTTCCTCTCCtccctgctggtcgtccccaaggaCCCGCACCACAACCTCCGCGACAAGCTCCTCTTCCCTCGAGGCGTCGCTCGACCAGATGACCTTGACGGTGCCAAGGTCAAGGACGGAGAAGGTCGTAGCCATGGAGACGAGGTGCTGTGGTTCAACGCGCCCAACTGCTCGGTGATGGATTTCATGGGCGGGCCCGACCCCACGGCCAAGATGGTGTACGATTCTTCGCTCATCTGTGGGCCCAAGGCGGCGGACCGGGACGTCGTGTGTAGTCTCTTCTTTGCTCAG ATTGGTCTGAAAGACGACGGAGACTGCATCAGGAAGACAGACGACCACAAAGTTCCCAAAATTGTCTACTTCGTCATTTTCGGGGACTACACCTTCCGGTTCTGGCATTACGTCAGCATCATGGCGGCTAAGCGTCACGTGTCCCCCACAGCTCTCTACGTCATCGGTGACGCACATCCTATGGGCTACTGGTGGAAACGCGTCATGCGAGACTGTAAAGGGATTCGTTTTCTGTACAG GTCCCGACCCACAGAGATCGGCGGGCAGCCGGTGAAGTTCAAGCACCATCTGTCGGACCTGGTACGCCTTCAGGCCCTGCTGCTGAACGGCGGCATCTACCTGGACGCGGACATGGTGGTGACCCGGCCCCTGGACCCGCTGCTGGACCACGACATCACCATGGGCCTCATCGAGAACGGAACGGGCATGGGCAACGCCTTCATCGCCGCCAAGCGCAACTCGCCCTTCGTCCGCGAGTGGTACGACCGCTACAACACCTACAATAACACGCAGTTCTACACCAACTCGCTGCACGTGCCCAGAGACATGTGGCACAAGAACCCGGGCCGCCTGCACGTGGAGAGCGACAGGCTGTACCGGCCCAACTGGTTCGAGGCCGACAAGCTGTTCAAGCGCTGGGACTACGACTGGAGCCAGAACTACGCCGTGCACGTCTGGACCAACGGCAACCCCGTGCCCAAGGCCGAGGAGGAGATCCAGACGGCCAACACCACCATAGCGCAAGTCTTCAGGAACGCGCTTTACGGAGACCCCCGACCCAGGCATCAGTCCATGCTGGGCAACTCTGTGAACGGAAAGGAGGTGATTTAG